GTTTATACGGCGATCGCGATGTGCGTCGGAATCACGGTCTTGTTCCTGGTCGTCGGCATGGCTTGCCAATATCTCGGGTCGATCGTGCTCATTCGCCCGTCGCTGGCCGCGTGGCTGCCGCTGATGATCTTCATTCCCACGGCGACGGCGATGTACGAACGCATCGACCGCTAGCCACGCCGTATCGGCCCATGCTCGCCGCCGTCGAAAGCTCGCCGGCCGGCGATTTTGCCCTCTTCGCGCTTCCATCGGCGCCGGCCGCTTCGTAAGATTTCGGCACACCGGCAGGCGGAGGGTCGAAGCATGAAGGAAGAACGTAGCGTGATTTCCGAGAAGCCTTGGGTCGATGGTCTGACGATCGGCGAAGCATTCGATCGCACGGCGGCGCGCTGCGCCGATCGCGAAGCGCTCGTCTTCACCTCGCTCGACTATCGTCGGACCTATCGTGAGTTTCAGGCCGACGTCGATGCCGCTGCACGCGGCTTGCTGGCGATCGGCGTCGGTCGCGGCGATCATGTTGCCGTGTGGGCGACGAACGTCCCGCAATGGCTCGTGCTGCAATTCGCTACGGCGAAGATCGGCGCGGTGCTCGTTACGGTGAACCCGGCTTATCGTGCGTTTGAGTTAGAGTATGTCTTGAAGCAGAGCGATGCCAAGGTGCTCTGCTTGGTCGACAAGTTCAAAACCTCCGACTACTTCGCGATGCTCCAAGAGGTTTGTCCCGAGTCGACTAGCGCAGCGTCGAGCGACGGGACTCGCTGCGAAGTGCGGAGCGAGAAGTTTCCCCGTTTGAAAACGATCGTCGCTCTGCGAGGGACTGCGCCTGCCGGTTTCCTCGCGTGGGACGAAATGCTGCGCCTGGGAAGCGCAGGACATTTCGACCTGCGCGCCGCGGCCGAAGGGCTCACTTGCTCGCAGCCGATCAACATTCAATACACAAGCGGCACGACCGGCTTCCCGAAAGCAGCCACGCTCAGCCATCGCAACTTGCTGCTCAACGCTTACTATGTCGGCGGCTGTCAGCGTTTTTCCGAACAAGATCGCGTTTGCATTCCGGTGCCGTTTTACCACTGCTTCGGCTGCGTGCTCGGCACGCTCGGCGCGGTCGTCTACGGTGCGGCAATGATCATTCCGGCCGATTCGTTCAACGCCACGGCCACGCTCGACGCGCTGGAACGCGAACGTCCGACCGCGCTCTACGGAGTGCCGACGATGTTCATCGCGCAGCTGCAATGCCCGACGTTTCCCGCGCGGAAGATCACCTCGCTGCGCACCGGCATCATGTCGGGCGCGCCGTGCCCGATCGAGATCATGCGGCAAGTGATCGACAAGCTCGGGCCGAGCGAGCTGACGATCGCCTACGGTCAGACCGAAGCCTCGCCCGTCATTACGCAAACGCATTGCCACGACCCGATCGAGTTGCGAGTGGAAACCGTTGGAGCTCCGTTGACCGATGTGGAAGTGAAAGTCATCGATCCGGCGACCGGTGCGACGCTCGGCGACGAGCAACAAGGGGAGCTTTGCACGCGCGGGCACCTTGTCATGCTGGGCTACTACAAAGACCCGGCGGCGACTGCGAAGGCGATCGATGCCGATGGCTGGCTGCATACCGGCGACCTCGCGGTTCGTCGGCCCGACGGCTATTACCACATCACGGGCCGGATCAAAGACATGGTGATTCGCGGCGGCGAGAACATCTATCCGCGCGAGATCGAAGAGTATCTGTTCCGCCATCCTTCGATCGAACAAGCGTCCGTCGTC
The window above is part of the Planctomycetia bacterium genome. Proteins encoded here:
- a CDS encoding AMP-binding protein, with product MKEERSVISEKPWVDGLTIGEAFDRTAARCADREALVFTSLDYRRTYREFQADVDAAARGLLAIGVGRGDHVAVWATNVPQWLVLQFATAKIGAVLVTVNPAYRAFELEYVLKQSDAKVLCLVDKFKTSDYFAMLQEVCPESTSAASSDGTRCEVRSEKFPRLKTIVALRGTAPAGFLAWDEMLRLGSAGHFDLRAAAEGLTCSQPINIQYTSGTTGFPKAATLSHRNLLLNAYYVGGCQRFSEQDRVCIPVPFYHCFGCVLGTLGAVVYGAAMIIPADSFNATATLDALERERPTALYGVPTMFIAQLQCPTFPARKITSLRTGIMSGAPCPIEIMRQVIDKLGPSELTIAYGQTEASPVITQTHCHDPIELRVETVGAPLTDVEVKVIDPATGATLGDEQQGELCTRGHLVMLGYYKDPAATAKAIDADGWLHTGDLAVRRPDGYYHITGRIKDMVIRGGENIYPREIEEYLFRHPSIEQASVVGLPDVKYGEELCAWIKLKTGTTATEDEIRAFVKAGLAHFKIPRYVRFVEAFPQTISGKIQKFKIREQMIEELKLVVQKMA